One window of Methanomassiliicoccus sp. genomic DNA carries:
- a CDS encoding DUF92 domain-containing protein: MLSLESLAIVLVLCAVLSLLSYWFGLLTLSGSIASFLVGIIIGGLGSIGWLLTLIVFTFMGFFVTKFRFQTKETKGLQEGKKGERTYRNVLANGLVPAAVAVISFLLGGQETALASIAYISSIAVAAADTTASELGVLSDRAYLITTGKRVPPGTDGGVSVLGTWWCIVASIAASYTGWLFAFQQLFDPLLIIPVVMGVAGCMMDSLIGATLERRGMVGKLQNNILSMAFGGAMAAVIYVLL, translated from the coding sequence ATGCTCAGCCTGGAGAGCCTGGCCATAGTGCTGGTGTTATGCGCAGTGCTATCCCTCCTTTCCTATTGGTTCGGTCTTCTGACCCTGAGCGGCTCCATAGCCTCCTTCCTCGTGGGGATCATCATCGGAGGCCTAGGCTCCATAGGTTGGCTCCTGACCCTAATCGTGTTCACGTTCATGGGCTTCTTCGTAACCAAGTTCCGGTTCCAGACCAAGGAGACCAAGGGCCTCCAGGAAGGGAAGAAAGGGGAGAGGACTTACCGCAACGTCCTCGCCAACGGGCTGGTGCCGGCGGCGGTGGCCGTCATATCCTTCCTCCTGGGAGGGCAGGAGACGGCCCTGGCATCCATAGCCTACATATCCTCAATAGCCGTTGCCGCCGCTGACACCACGGCCAGCGAGCTCGGCGTCCTGTCCGATCGAGCCTACCTCATCACGACCGGAAAGCGGGTACCACCAGGGACCGATGGCGGAGTGTCCGTCCTGGGGACATGGTGGTGCATCGTCGCCTCCATAGCCGCATCCTATACTGGCTGGCTCTTCGCCTTCCAACAGCTTTTCGATCCCCTGCTCATCATCCCCGTGGTCATGGGAGTGGCGGGTTGCATGATGGACAGTCTGATAGGGGCCACGCTGGAGCGGAGGGGGATGGTAGGAAAGTTGCAGAACAACATACTGTCCATGGCCTTCGGGGGCGCAATGGCGGCCGTTATCTACGTACTCCTGTGA